The Symphalangus syndactylus isolate Jambi chromosome 1, NHGRI_mSymSyn1-v2.1_pri, whole genome shotgun sequence DNA segment CGTAGGGAGATTTGGGTAGAAGTCCTCATGCTGAGGTCTGAAATGGGAAGTGGGGGGGCGCGACCGCTGTTGAGGAAGAGAAGGCATTGATCTTGGTGTGGCTACAAGTACCCACCTGGCGTGGGTAGCTCACGCctccaatcccagcactctaggaggtcgaggcaggagtgGATgaccaacatagggagaccccgtctatttggaaaaaaaaaaaaaaaaaaaaaaaaaaaacggggaggggggagggacagtattagatataactaatgctaaatgacgagttaatgggtgcaggaaatcaacatggcacatggatacatatgtaacaaacctgcacattgtgcacatgtaccctaaaacctaaagtataataataaaaaataaataaataaaactttgacTACATATCGCTTATAGAAAGTATGTCAATTGAACAAAGAAGcataattatacaaataaaatttgggtatctcaaaaaaaaaaacaaaaaaaaaaaacccagtattGTTTTCTGTCTAGTGTGCCCTAAGTGCAATTTATGTCCTTTGGAAGACTGTAGTTGACTGTTGCCCTGGGGGTATGGACAAGTTTTccatttagaagtttatttcatGTTACGTCATTTATGCTTATCCCTACACTCTTCTGTTTGGTTCTTGGGTGTTCTGTTACTGTCCCCTGTGTTAACACTACACTACAATACCGTCACATGTGGTTACAAGGATTTTGACCTTGTCTGTGTCCCTAgtgtttcatacagtgctttgGCATGTTCTGCACTTATTATGTTGAGTGAGATTTGGAGGAAGGATGCAATCCTTGAGCTTCAGGGTTTGTGAGTTCCAGGGTTGGGGAACATGTCTTCCTCAGTCCTTATGATTGCCTGGATCCTTTCTCTAACCTTATTTCCCTTCTCATTTTTGCAGCTTTGTGTCCCTGGTGATGTTGGAACATTAATGATGGAACATGCCCAAACTTCAGTCATGTGCCTGAAGCCATGGTTTCTTCCCCACCAGAAATGAAGGTTCAGTTATGAGGCAACCCTCTAGTAAGGCATTGTAAAAGTTACTGGATTTGgtttaataaaatttgaaataaagtatTTGAGTAATAGAGTAAAACTTAATCTTAAGGGATGGACAAAGCCAGCCTTGTGGAGTTGGGAGTCCTTATTTTTCATAGCCCAAGATAGCCATGTGACCTGGaactttaacaaaaaaaatttttaagagccagagtctcactttgtcacccacgctggagtatagtggtgctatctcactcactgcaacctttgtctcccaggttcaagcgattctcctgcctcagtctcctgagtagctgggatcacaggtgcacaccaccacgcctggctaatttattttttatttttcgtaaaggcggggtttcaccatgttggccaggctggtctcaaactcctgacctcaagtgatacgcctgccttgacctcccaaagtgctggcgttacaggcatgatgagccaccgcacctggcctgacctGGAACTTTTAGGGTCTCTGGTAAAACAtgagaaatatttgtaaaaattatgggagcaaagtaaataatttattttttaaaaaagcaactgtATCTTTTTCAACTTACTTTTTGGAAGTAATGATGGAAGTACATCTTCTTGGCCCCTGCAGAGGTTTTAGCTAGACTTCCTAATACTGGCAGTGAATAAGCCCCACTTTAGGTGCTGGACAGCATCCATCACTCCCACCCACTTAGTATTCCACCCAACACTGCTTCACACCTTCCTCTGGAACATTTTCTTAAACAATACCCCACCACAGAGGGTGTTCTTTCTCAGCTTTTCCTAaattaccagagactggatacCTTATGACCTGAGAGACCTGGCCTTGGCTGTTACCTATGACCCACTAGAATTGGGGAGCACAGTTTGTTTCAGTTGTCACTAACTGGAAAATAGATTACAAAGATGTACAAGTTCATAATTTTCTATCTGTGGTACCCTTGGCTTCTGAGGcttagggaagggaggaagggacctACAAAGAGCCAGAGTACACCTGCCTCTTGTGCCTAGGGCACGTGCCAGCTTCTCTGCCAGTAAGCCTTTTGTTAGCTAACACTTCCCATCCTCCCAGGGCCCCTAACCTGCCCTCCCCCCTCCACTATGTTAGTATATCTACCTCTGTTTCTGACTCTGAAGAAGGGTCAGGCCACACGGAGGGAACACTAGTGGGTACCAGCCTCCCCTCTGCTGTCCAGTCCACCACATCAATCTCTtcctcttcagagctggcaggaatTGAGCCTAGTAGTTCAGAGTGACCAGATACCTCCTTGCCTGCCTTGGGAGAAGGGTATAATAACTCATCTGTAGTCAAGGAGACTTCCAGCCCAgtctccacccagtttgagcagGGAGATGAAAGGTCCCCATAAGACCTCTGGGGAGTATCAAGGGAGCTGACATGGAGAAGTTTGTCTTCCTGACCATCCAGTGGCTGGGAGCTGGTAATTTCAAGGTCTGGTGTCCAACGGCCTCCTACTGAAAGCACTTCTCCACTCACCTCAGAGGGCATGACAAGGGGGCTAAGGAGCTCAGTTGGCTCTCTGTTCTCACCAGCAGGttccttttccaattctgtgagctCCCTGGGCCAGAGTTCCATGTCTGGTAGACACCATTCTTCCCCTTCAATCCAGTTCTTTCCTGCTTCTGTCAGATGGTAGGTAGAGGTTCTGCAACCCTCAGCCCCTGGACTCTCCAGAGACCCTATAGGTGGTTCAATGTCTGAGCCACAGAGCATGAAGTCCAGGATCTCCTCCAGCTCACTGGTGGCAGCAGCACTTGTGATTCGGTACTCCTCAGCCTCACAGGGCTGCTCCAGCAGAGCTGTGTCAAATGCATAGGGTTCTCTGCAGTCAATAGCCAACATAGGTTCCTTCTCTACCAGTTCTGGACTGGACCCAAACTCTGACTTCACCACTAGGTGGTCTGGGGAGTGGCTAGCGGAGACCAAAATGTCTTGTAGCCTAGTGCACACGGGGGAGTCCTGACACAGTTCTATTCTCGTAGATGACATTTCCTGCTCATTAGCGGAGAATGGCTGAGTTCCTGAAGGCTCTTGGAAGTCTCCTCCGGGATCTGGGATCTGGGGGCTATCTTGAGAGTTTTTGAGGGGAGTCTCTTGTACCACTTCCCAGCAAGTCCCATTGACAACCTTCCTAAGTTTAACTCTCCCAACCTGCCCCTCCTCTGCAGAGTCTGAGTTAGGTGTCCTGAGGTCAGGGCTCCGCTTCTTGCTCCCACCTGTCTTTCCCAGACCAGATGGGCTTGGGGTGCTCTGTAGAGGACTAGCTCTTCCTGTTTTTGGCTTGTCCTCTGGTGCTTCTTTATTTACACTCCTCTGCCGCCAAAGACGCCGGCCAGGGATTGCAGGCACTGAGCTAGATCCACTTAAAATGCTGGAAGGCTTTGATGTACATATATCAGGAGATGGCTTTGAGCGACTGAGCCTGATCTTTCTGGGCAACAGGTGTTTGTCCACAGAGGGGTACAAGCTGGGTGGGGAGAGCACTGTAGGATCAAGGGCAGTGTCATTCTTGTTCTCTCTAGGCTCTTGGCTATGGCTTGATGGTGAAGAGCTTTTTTCTTGTGGAGTTGGGCAGGCTCTGGCCTTCCTCTTGAGCAGAAGAGTGCCAGACAAATTGTCTGCATTCTGTGGGTTGTTCTCCTGGggcccttcttccttccccaagGACTTCAGTCTTATTGCCCCAAGAGGACAAGGAGTTTCAGTAGCAGGCAGTGGGGTGTGAGAGTGGTGGCTGGGTGTCACCACTCTGGCAGAGATTGGTGCAGCACTTGTTGGTTGTAAACACTCTCGGTTCAGTCTTCGGCCCTGTGGGGCCTTCACCAACTTTCCACCCTCAAGCTGAAGGGATTCCAGCTCAGACACACGGAGCTGACGGGCAGCAGATAGCACATCCTGGGCTTCTTCTTGAGATACTTCCATTTCTGAGGTATACAAGAAGTCCACCAGCTTCCTAAGTGTGCTGATCTTCAGGCCACCCAGCTCCAGCACCACCTTCCGACCCTGAGCTGGCCTCTCCTGCTCCAGGCGCTCTGTGAAGAAGGGGCTGCAAGCCGACAGGATGCAGCAGTGAGCTGGAACTGCCTCACCTGAAGGGAAACCCAAATACTTTTGTTATCTCAGGTAGACTGGCATGTTCATGGGCTAAGCATAGACATTACTACCCCAATGTACTGccccttcttttattttccttccatgggacttcaagtaaaagaaaaaaattattctgcctGCCCGGAACCTTCTGCCATTACCTTttgcctagcttttttttttttttttttttttttttttttgagacagtctcgctcaattgcccaggctggagtgcagtggtgcaatctcagctcactgtaacctccacctcccggattcaagcaattctcctgtcttagtctcccgagtagctgggattacaggcgcacgccgccacgcccggctaatttttgtatttttagtagagacagggtttcaccttgttggtcaggccagtctcctgacctcaggtgatccacccgcctcggcctcccggagtgccgagattacaggcgtgagccactgtgtccagcccgcTAACTTGTTTCTTTACTCTCAAAATCTACCTTTATCATCACTTCCTTCAGAAAGCCTCCTAGGGCTGAGTGCAGTGCCACATGCTTGAAATCCTAACTgctaggtaggctgaggcaggaggattgcttgagtccaggactttgagactagcctgggcaacacagttataccttgtctcaaaaaaaaaagccttcctcCACCCCACCACAAGTCTGAGTTAGGTGTTCCTGGGCAGAGGTACTCTGTAGCCATCATGGCACTTAGCTATCTGTATTGTAATTATCCATCTCCTTCACTAGGCTGTAACTCTGTGAGGACAGGGACCACATCTGTCTTTCTCACTGAGATATATTCAGTGCCTGACACAAAATAGAGGATCATCATTCTTgctgaatttaattttattgactCACACAAGAGTTCAAAAACTTATAGAAGCAACTTGTGGTCTAACCAGAAAGAGCTACGGAGGCGGACGATCTGCTGTGCTCTAGCCACTGCCTACCAGGCAGTggtctgttctgagccacctcaTTTAATGGGTACTTCCCAGGCAATCTCACTCCGTTTCTTCCATGGCTTTAATTACAAAAGGCTTGATGATGATTCCCAGATCCATACCTCTGCCTAGATCTCTTTCCTGAGGGAATAAACATACCACAGCTGGCATGTCTACATATCTGCCTCACAAGCACCTTCAATGCAGCTTTTCCAGAAAATGAACTTATTCCCCACCCCAAAAAACCTCTCTGATTTTCTATTTCAAAGTAAGGCATCATATTCATCCAGTTGCCTGAGCTTGAAAACCAGaagtcatttttaattttccctCCTTTACCCATCATATCTAATTAAGTATcacggttttttgtttttttttgaggcggagtctcgctctgtggcccaggatggagtgcaatggcgcgatcttggctcactgcaacctctgcctcctgggttcaagcgattctcctgcctcagcctcccatgtgcctgccaccgcgcctggctaatttttgtatttttagtagaaacagggtttccccatgttggccaggctggtcttgaactcctgacctcaggtgatccacctgcctcggcctccaaaagtgctgggattacagacgtgagccaccatgcccagccagggttgttttgtttttttgagacagggtcttgctctgccaaccaggctggagcacagtgacacaatcatagctcactgcaacctcaacctcccaggctccagtgattatcttacctcagcctcttgagtagctgggactacaggcatataccacctcagccagctaattgtatttttaatagaaacagggttttaccatattgcctaggttagtctcaaactcctgggctaaagcaatctgtctgccttggcctcccaaagtgctgggattgcaactgtgcctggctatttttattttttagagacaaggtctcagtacattgcctaggctggtcttgaactccttgcctcaagtgatcctccttccttggcctcccaaagtgctgagattataggcatgagcaactgtgcccagcctctaattAAATATCAGGTTTTTTTAAAGCTAATATTGTTGAGTCATTATGTGCcatcaggcattgttctaagtgttataccaatattaatttatttaatcttcactgtAACCCTGTAAAGTAGCTACTGTTATTataaatgagtaaactgaggcatagTTAAGTAACATGCTTACAACTGCAAAGTAGCAGGGACAAGAGTTGAATtcgaggccgggcacagtggctcacacctgtaatcctagcactttgggagactgaggcgggaggatcacttgagcacaggagtttgagactaagctgggcaaaacagtgagatcttgtctctaaaaaaaaaaaaaaaaaaaagaaaaaagaaaaaaaaaaagaatttgagccAGAAAGTCTGGCTACAGAGTCTATGCCCTTAACCACTTCCCCAACTTTTGTAAACTCTCTTTAATAGCTCATATTTTTATCTTGTCAATGCCTTAATTCAGGCCATCATCCCCTCTCTCCTGGATTATGAAACAGCTGCCTATCTAGGCTCAGTAACCAATAATGGCTGAATGTTGTTTCTGAACAACAGGCTGAATGTTGTTTCTAAAGCAGGTATCAGATTATAACCTCCTGCATAAAACTGTTCAGTATGTTTCCCAGTGTCCTGAAATACCTACTTCCTTTGCATGACACTTCAGACCTCACATGTTTActaatttctcttttcctctctggtCAATACACCTTTTATAGTCTGCTCTAATAATAACGAACAAACCCGTGGTCACATCTCTGAACCTGTATACATGCTGCTGTCTGCCAGGAAAAATCTTTCCCTGCTTCCTCCCACTTGTTTGTCTTTCAGATCTCACCTAAGGGGTTATTCCAAGAAAAGTTTCCTAACCCTTGTCTCCCAGTCTCCTCAAGTCTGGGAAGGATGTTCCTTTTTTATCCTCCTAAGTCGGCCTATACTTacccaattatatttttaatatattgtacagttacttgaatgcactgGATTTTTGAATGTCTTCCCCTTATAAGATTTCCTTAAGAAGAGGAACTTTTGTATGACCACTCTAGCAGTGTTTAGCATACAACAGGCAActgatactttttttctttatttggaatTAAATAGTCAATCTCAACTCTGCACTTACTAAGAGAAGCagcaggcaaatcacttaatgTAGTCCTCAACTCATTCATACATAGAATTGGAACCATGTAGCTAAGGCTTCTCTTACAAGACTGTTAGAATCAAATGAGAcatggccgggtgctgtggctcacacctgtaatcccagcactttgagaggccgaggcaggtggatcatttgaggtcaggagttcaagaccagcctggccaacatggtgaaacccggtctctactaaaaaatacaaaaattagccgggtatggtggcacatccctgtaatcccagctactcaggagattgaggcaggagaatcgcttgaacccagaagaaggtggagactgcagtgagctgagaccacacaactgcactccagcctgggcgacagcgcaagagtctcaaaaaaaaaaaaaaaatcaaatgagacactatactatatatactcCACAAACTGTAGAGTGGTATACAGTATTGGTTatcataattcttttttataaatgaagaaattgagccaCAGAGAGATGAAGTTACCTGCCCATTTCTTGGGCCTTGTACATTATATATTAGGATCTACTTAGTAACTCTGACTCCTAATCTTGGGCCTTGTACATTATATATCAGGGTCTACTTTATGCTGAATTAACATTTCCAGTGTGAAGTGAAGGGGTGGAAATAATCTATACATTTTTAGTTCTAGCAACAAACAACAAAAGTCATCAATTTGAAGATTAAAGAAATTAAGCAGGCCAGGcgacgtggctcacgcctgtaatcccagcactttgggaggctgaggcaggcgaatcatgaggtcaggagttcgagaccagcctggccaacatagtgaaaccccatctctactaaaaatacaaaaaattagctgggtgtggtggcacgcacctgtagtcccagctactcgggaggctg contains these protein-coding regions:
- the BTBD18 gene encoding BTB/POZ domain-containing protein 18, which produces MCSPASPKILYRNPRFLRLAFLQLHHQQQSDVFCDVLLQAEGEAVPAHCCILSACSPFFTERLEQERPAQGRKVVLELGGLKISTLRKLVDFLYTSEMEVSQEEAQDVLSAARQLRVSELESLQLEGGKLVKAPQGRRLNRECLQPTSAAPISARVVTPSHHSHTPLPATETPCPLGAIRLKSLGKEEGPQENNPQNADNLSGTLLLKRKARACPTPQEKSSSPSSHSQEPRENKNDTALDPTVLSPPSLYPSVDKHLLPRKIRLSRSKPSPDICTSKPSSILSGSSSVPAIPGRRLWRQRSVNKEAPEDKPKTGRASPLQSTPSPSGLGKTGGSKKRSPDLRTPNSDSAEEGQVGRVKLRKVVNGTCWEVVQETPLKNSQDSPQIPDPGGDFQEPSGTQPFSANEQEMSSTRIELCQDSPVCTRLQDILVSASHSPDHLVVKSEFGSSPELVEKEPMLAIDCREPYAFDTALLEQPCEAEEYRITSAAATSELEEILDFMLCGSDIEPPIGSLESPGAEGCRTSTYHLTEAGKNWIEGEEWCLPDMELWPRELTELEKEPAGENREPTELLSPLVMPSEVSGEVLSVGGRWTPDLEITSSQPLDGQEDKLLHVSSLDTPQRSYGDLSSPCSNWVETGLEVSLTTDELLYPSPKAGKEVSGHSELLGSIPASSEEEEIDVVDWTAEGRLVPTSVPSVWPDPSSESETEVDILT